In Providencia rettgeri, the following proteins share a genomic window:
- a CDS encoding TonB family protein has protein sequence MRWMRWTLIIVISLSIHAGLAMAWIFNQPNLVRDPEPLTIAMVSFAAPEAASEPVEQVETPVEPEPEPVIEPEPEPVVEPVIALPKKKPEVKKKPKPKPKQEEKKKIKEDVKPVEKQLAMNNLKSDVIAPKTNNSPIKTANNTGASNSQSTKKGGPRALHKQAPAYSERARRLGKEGYVKVRYDINDDGRVTNIEFVEATPKGLFERDVKRAMNRWTFEKQPAKGYVTEIYFKLDGTVSQV, from the coding sequence ATGCGTTGGATGCGTTGGACTTTAATAATCGTCATTTCATTATCTATTCATGCGGGCCTTGCGATGGCATGGATTTTTAATCAACCAAACTTGGTTAGAGACCCGGAGCCATTGACGATTGCTATGGTTTCTTTTGCCGCCCCTGAAGCCGCTTCTGAGCCCGTTGAGCAGGTTGAAACACCAGTAGAGCCAGAACCTGAACCTGTTATTGAGCCAGAACCCGAACCGGTAGTTGAACCGGTCATTGCACTGCCTAAGAAAAAGCCTGAGGTGAAGAAAAAGCCTAAGCCAAAACCAAAACAGGAAGAAAAGAAAAAAATTAAAGAAGATGTTAAGCCAGTTGAGAAGCAGCTGGCCATGAACAATCTGAAATCAGACGTCATTGCACCTAAAACGAATAATAGCCCTATCAAGACTGCAAATAATACAGGGGCAAGTAATAGTCAATCGACTAAGAAAGGCGGCCCGAGGGCTCTGCATAAACAAGCTCCTGCTTATTCAGAACGTGCGCGTCGTTTAGGTAAAGAAGGGTATGTGAAAGTTCGCTATGACATTAATGATGATGGCCGAGTGACAAATATTGAATTTGTTGAAGCTACACCTAAAGGGCTGTTTGAGCGAGACGTGAAACGCGCAATGAACCGTTGGACTTTTGAAAAGCAACCGGCAAAAGGCTACGTGACTGAAATTTATTTCAAATTGGATGGCACTGTTAGCCAAGTCTAA